From a region of the Clostridia bacterium genome:
- the murJ gene encoding murein biosynthesis integral membrane protein MurJ: MRGSQGTAGAAGLLTAAMVASRLLGYVREVLLYARFGQNNLTDAYQAAFSIPDFLYLLLVGGALSSAFIPVFAGYLATDREEEAWKVASTVFNFVILMMLVGIGLGLIYTPQLVRLLVPGFDAETMRLTVKLTRIMFAQAFFMALSGVAMGVLYSYRYFTATALSAVLYNLGIILVGWFLSPYLGITAFSLGVVVGAVAGFAVQVPPLLRYGVRYHFSLNLGHPGVRKIWRLMVPVLISLSVTQLNLFVNQNLASHLAEGLVAALRTAQRLMQLPIGTLGVALAVASFPNLTIQAAQGRYDDYRRTLSLGLRSLVFLLVPASLGLIALRVPIVRLLFEQGKFTPEDTLATAQALLFYSLGIVAYGCIQVLNRSFYALQDTTTPMVAGVAAIGLNIWLNVSLVGPLGHGGLALAYSLAGGFNFVLLLLLLRRRLGRIGGRALATSGLKSLLAGTVAVLGAWVVAGHLEPYALLAGKLGQAQQVGAAIGLALLVFVLAAVAMRMEEVGQVWEVVKRRLGRQP; the protein is encoded by the coding sequence GTGAGAGGTAGCCAGGGAACGGCGGGCGCCGCGGGACTGTTGACGGCCGCCATGGTCGCCTCTCGCCTATTGGGCTACGTGCGCGAGGTCCTTCTCTATGCCCGCTTCGGGCAGAACAACCTTACCGATGCCTATCAGGCGGCCTTTTCCATCCCCGATTTTCTCTACCTGCTGCTGGTGGGGGGAGCCCTGAGCTCGGCCTTCATACCCGTATTTGCGGGATATTTGGCCACCGACCGGGAAGAGGAGGCCTGGAAGGTGGCCAGCACCGTCTTCAACTTCGTCATTCTCATGATGCTGGTGGGCATCGGTCTGGGGCTGATCTACACCCCGCAGCTGGTGCGGCTTCTGGTGCCGGGCTTTGACGCCGAAACCATGCGGCTGACGGTAAAGCTCACCCGCATCATGTTTGCCCAGGCTTTCTTCATGGCCTTAAGCGGCGTGGCCATGGGCGTGCTCTATTCGTACCGGTATTTCACCGCCACCGCCCTTTCCGCGGTGCTCTACAACCTGGGGATTATCCTGGTGGGCTGGTTCCTCTCCCCCTATCTGGGCATTACCGCTTTTTCTCTGGGAGTGGTAGTGGGCGCGGTGGCGGGATTTGCCGTGCAGGTGCCGCCTCTGTTGCGCTACGGGGTGCGCTACCATTTCAGCCTTAACCTCGGCCATCCCGGGGTACGGAAGATCTGGCGTTTGATGGTGCCGGTCCTGATAAGCCTGTCCGTCACCCAGCTCAACCTGTTCGTGAACCAGAACCTGGCCTCCCACCTGGCCGAAGGACTGGTGGCCGCGCTGCGCACCGCCCAGCGGCTGATGCAGCTCCCCATCGGCACGCTGGGCGTGGCCCTGGCGGTGGCCAGCTTCCCCAACCTTACCATCCAGGCGGCCCAGGGCCGGTACGACGACTACCGCCGCACCCTCTCCCTGGGCCTGCGCTCCCTGGTCTTCCTCCTGGTCCCGGCCAGCCTGGGCCTGATCGCCCTGCGGGTACCCATAGTGCGCCTGCTCTTCGAGCAGGGGAAGTTCACCCCGGAGGATACCCTGGCCACCGCCCAGGCCCTGCTCTTCTACTCCCTGGGCATCGTGGCCTACGGGTGCATCCAGGTGCTGAACCGCTCCTTCTACGCCCTTCAGGACACCACCACCCCCATGGTGGCCGGGGTGGCGGCCATCGGCCTCAATATCTGGCTGAACGTGAGCCTGGTGGGACCCCTCGGTCACGGCGGCCTCGCCCTGGCCTACTCCCTGGCCGGCGGGTTCAACTTCGTGCTGCTTCTGCTCCTCTTGCGGCGACGCTTGGGCCGAATAGGCGGGCGGGCCCTGGCCACCTCGGGGCTCAAGAGCCTCCTGGCCGGCACGGTGGCGGTGCTGGGCGCCTGGGTGGTCGCCGGGCACCTGGAGCCGTACGCCCTGCTCGCGGGCAAGCTGGGTCAGGCACAGCAGGTGGGTGCGGCTATAGGCCTGGCCCTGCTGGTATTCGTGCTGGCCGCGGTGGCGATGCGCATGGAGGAAGTGGGCCAGGTCTGGGAGGTAGTGAAGCGCCGCCTGGGCCGCCAGCCCTAG
- a CDS encoding stage II sporulation protein P, with protein MRLYLVLRRRRLFAAALLLLIGSLLLFGVPRLSWPRTDLPVSWGKRILTSVLPLPGSEPVLASWSSGWSGVDLRTPQGWLQVQMPALSTGRGEALPAAGRYNPEEEEEEEVSPRPGIPLEPVNPVLPPTGQAEEVELFIYTTHNAESYLPDYGVARVSPGTSGGVTRAAAALASALEREGVRVVLSPAIHDYPELTGAYARSEVTVKAALAAYPNLAAVIDVHRDAGDRPVTATIEGREVAQVLLVVGSNLRLSHPTWEENLAFARRVETRMEQLYPGLCRGVRVQSGRYNQHLHPQALLVEIGNQHNTLEQVEAAAGLLARVLKEVI; from the coding sequence GTGCGCCTCTACCTGGTCTTGCGCCGCCGTCGCCTCTTCGCGGCGGCCCTGCTACTGCTGATCGGGTCCCTACTTCTCTTCGGCGTTCCCCGCCTTTCCTGGCCGCGCACGGATCTCCCGGTTAGCTGGGGCAAACGCATTTTGACCTCGGTGCTCCCGCTCCCGGGTTCGGAGCCCGTGCTCGCCTCCTGGTCTTCCGGTTGGAGCGGCGTGGACCTGAGGACCCCGCAGGGGTGGCTTCAGGTGCAGATGCCCGCGCTTTCTACCGGCCGGGGAGAGGCCCTGCCGGCCGCGGGGCGCTATAACCCGGAGGAGGAGGAAGAAGAAGAGGTCTCGCCCCGCCCCGGTATACCCCTGGAGCCGGTGAATCCGGTGCTTCCTCCTACCGGACAAGCCGAGGAGGTAGAGCTGTTCATCTATACTACCCATAACGCGGAAAGCTACCTGCCTGACTACGGGGTGGCCAGGGTTTCTCCGGGGACTTCGGGCGGGGTGACCCGGGCGGCGGCCGCCCTGGCGTCGGCCCTGGAGAGAGAAGGGGTGCGGGTGGTGCTTTCTCCGGCCATCCACGATTACCCCGAGCTTACCGGCGCCTACGCCCGCTCTGAGGTCACCGTCAAGGCGGCTCTGGCCGCCTACCCGAATCTGGCGGCAGTCATCGACGTGCACCGGGACGCCGGCGATCGTCCGGTGACCGCGACGATAGAGGGGCGGGAGGTGGCGCAGGTGCTCCTGGTGGTGGGCTCCAACCTGCGCTTGTCCCATCCCACCTGGGAAGAAAACCTGGCCTTCGCCCGCCGGGTGGAGACCAGGATGGAGCAGCTCTATCCGGGCCTCTGCCGGGGGGTGAGGGTTCAGAGCGGGCGCTACAACCAGCACCTGCACCCGCAGGCCCTGCTGGTGGAGATCGGCAACCAGCACAATACTCTGGAGCAGGTGGAGGCGGCGGCCGGACTGCTCGCCCGGGTATTAAAAGAAGTAATCTGA
- a CDS encoding phage holin family protein, which translates to MLAVVIRFLVSALVLLLIGWFLPGIRVAGFTGALIAAVVIAALGYLVETVLGPKISPRSRGLVGFITAAVVIYVAQFIVPAYLSVNILGALLAALVIGVVDTFVPTALR; encoded by the coding sequence GTGCTGGCGGTAGTAATCCGCTTCCTGGTGTCGGCGCTGGTCCTGCTGCTTATCGGGTGGTTCCTGCCCGGGATACGGGTGGCGGGCTTCACCGGAGCGCTCATAGCGGCGGTGGTGATCGCCGCTCTGGGATACCTGGTGGAGACCGTGCTGGGGCCTAAGATTTCCCCCCGCAGCCGGGGCCTCGTGGGGTTCATCACCGCCGCCGTGGTCATCTACGTGGCCCAGTTCATAGTGCCGGCCTACTTGTCGGTGAACATTCTCGGCGCGCTGCTCGCAGCCCTGGTGATCGGCGTCGTGGATACCTTTGTACCCACCGCTCTACGCTAG